A genomic stretch from Deinococcus aquiradiocola includes:
- a CDS encoding amino acid permease — MTHTPDHVPSPTASSDEATLAAMGYKQELSRRMKGFSNFAISFSIICILSGGINSLGQGISSIGGASIGIGWPVGCLVSVLFALGMAQIGSAYPTAGGLYHWSSVLGGRGWGWLTAWLNLIGLVTVLGAINVGTYSFFMSAFGDALGLKATLGTQATFVIVITAIQALVNHFGIRLTTRLTDLSGYLIFAVTIVLTVALLAFAPHIDVSRLVTFTNYSGDAGGGVWPQNTSTASLFLLCLLLPVYTITGFDASAHTAEETMDAQRAVPRGIVSSVVWASLFGWIMLIAVVLAIPDMKAAAASGYGVFVYAMGILPGWLRVLLYVGIFVAQFMCGLATVTSVSRMTYAFARDGGLPFSGVLRGIHPVLKSPVAAIWVMSAISILFTLYTPVYSTIVSVTVIFIFLSYGLPIVLGLFAYGRTWTRMGPWSIGGAYRVVATLVAAAMVGIFVVGVQPPNDKALPITAGFLLLTAVVWFGLERRRFAGPPNLEALHVPPVHVSEAGAD, encoded by the coding sequence GTGACCCATACTCCGGACCACGTCCCCTCCCCCACCGCCAGCTCCGACGAGGCCACCCTCGCCGCGATGGGGTACAAGCAGGAACTGTCGCGCCGCATGAAGGGCTTCTCGAACTTCGCGATCAGTTTCTCGATCATCTGCATCCTGTCGGGCGGCATCAACTCGCTCGGGCAGGGCATCAGTTCCATCGGCGGGGCCAGCATCGGGATCGGCTGGCCCGTCGGCTGCCTCGTCAGCGTCCTGTTCGCGCTCGGCATGGCGCAGATCGGCAGCGCGTACCCCACGGCGGGCGGCCTGTACCACTGGAGCAGCGTCCTCGGTGGACGCGGGTGGGGCTGGCTCACCGCGTGGCTGAACCTGATCGGGCTGGTGACGGTGCTCGGCGCGATCAACGTCGGCACGTACTCGTTCTTCATGTCGGCCTTCGGGGACGCGCTCGGCCTGAAGGCGACCCTCGGCACGCAGGCCACGTTCGTGATCGTGATCACGGCCATCCAGGCGCTCGTGAACCACTTCGGGATCCGGCTCACGACGCGCCTCACGGACCTGAGCGGCTACCTGATCTTCGCCGTGACCATCGTGCTGACGGTGGCGCTGCTCGCGTTCGCGCCGCACATCGACGTGTCGCGCCTCGTCACGTTCACGAACTACAGCGGCGACGCGGGCGGCGGCGTGTGGCCGCAGAACACCAGCACGGCGAGCCTGTTCCTGCTGTGCCTGCTGCTGCCCGTGTACACCATCACCGGCTTCGACGCGTCCGCGCACACCGCCGAGGAGACCATGGACGCGCAGCGCGCCGTGCCTCGCGGCATCGTGAGCAGCGTGGTGTGGGCGTCCCTGTTCGGGTGGATCATGCTGATCGCCGTGGTGCTCGCCATTCCCGACATGAAGGCCGCCGCCGCCAGCGGGTACGGGGTGTTCGTGTACGCCATGGGCATCCTGCCCGGCTGGCTGCGCGTCCTGCTGTACGTCGGGATATTCGTGGCGCAGTTCATGTGCGGCCTCGCGACCGTGACGAGCGTGTCGCGCATGACGTACGCGTTCGCGCGGGACGGCGGCCTGCCGTTCTCGGGCGTGCTGCGCGGCATTCACCCGGTCCTGAAGTCGCCCGTCGCGGCGATCTGGGTGATGTCGGCCATCAGCATCCTGTTCACGCTGTACACCCCGGTGTACTCCACCATCGTGTCGGTCACGGTGATCTTCATCTTCCTGAGTTACGGCCTGCCCATCGTGCTGGGCCTCTTCGCGTACGGGCGCACGTGGACGCGCATGGGACCGTGGAGCATCGGCGGCGCGTACCGGGTGGTGGCGACCCTGGTGGCCGCCGCGATGGTCGGGATCTTCGTGGTGGGCGTGCAGCCGCCCAACGACAAGGCGCTCCCCATCACGGCCGGATTCCTGCTGCTGACGGCCGTCGTGTGGTTCGGCCTGGAACGCCGCCGCTTCGCGGGACCGCCGAACCTGGAGGCGCTGCACGTCCCGCCCGTCCACGTCAGCGAGGCCGGCGCGGACTGA
- a CDS encoding SDR family NAD(P)-dependent oxidoreductase has product MTARQRFTGRTALVSGGAGGVGEAASRLFAAEGARVVIVDRQPSGEALAAELRAAGHEAVFALADVSDAVQVDAAVQAAVHAFGGVDVLFNHAGTIVIKPFLETTEEDWDWLMNVNVKSMYLMTRAVLPHMLRAGRGAIVCTSSISAVAATPMEVLYDTTKGAVHQFARAIAVEFRDRGIRCNAVCPGFIRTPHGLREVRDLQALGVDTSDAAIAAQQGRLAEPDEVARAALFLASDDASFVNGAQLFVDNAFTAV; this is encoded by the coding sequence ATGACCGCCCGGCAACGCTTCACGGGCCGCACCGCCCTCGTCTCCGGCGGTGCGGGCGGGGTGGGAGAGGCCGCCTCGCGCCTCTTCGCGGCGGAAGGCGCGCGGGTCGTGATCGTGGACCGGCAGCCGTCCGGGGAGGCGCTCGCCGCCGAACTGCGCGCCGCCGGGCACGAGGCCGTGTTCGCCCTGGCGGACGTGTCGGACGCCGTGCAGGTGGACGCAGCCGTGCAGGCGGCCGTGCACGCCTTCGGCGGGGTGGACGTGCTCTTCAATCACGCGGGCACCATCGTCATCAAGCCCTTCCTGGAGACCACCGAGGAAGACTGGGACTGGCTGATGAACGTGAACGTCAAGAGCATGTACCTCATGACGCGCGCCGTCCTGCCGCACATGTTGCGCGCCGGGCGGGGCGCCATCGTGTGCACGTCCAGCATCAGCGCCGTGGCCGCCACGCCCATGGAGGTGCTGTACGACACCACCAAAGGTGCCGTGCACCAGTTCGCGCGGGCGATCGCCGTGGAGTTCCGGGACCGCGGAATCCGCTGCAACGCCGTGTGCCCCGGCTTCATCCGCACGCCGCACGGACTGCGCGAGGTACGGGACCTGCAGGCGCTCGGGGTGGACACCAGCGACGCGGCCATCGCGGCGCAGCAGGGCCGCCTCGCCGAGCCGGACGAGGTGGCGCGCGCCGCGCTGTTCCTCGCCTCGGACGACGCGAGCTTCGTGAACGGCGCGCAGCTGTTCGTGGACAACGCGTTCACGGCCGTCTGA
- a CDS encoding ethanolamine ammonia-lyase subunit EutB: MYHVTLGHTHHTFADLRTLLGRASPQKSGDELAGLAAGSAAEREAARAVLADLPLAVFLEEPLVPYETDEVTRLIVDSHDAAAFAPVAGLSVGGFRDWLLSDAATPQALAALAPGLMPEMVAAVAKLMRNQDLVLTASKVEVVTRFRTTIGTRGTLSTRLQPNHPTDDPRGILASTLDGLRYGAGDAVIGVNPALDSVDSCVSLLRLLDDFRHGTGVPTQTCVLTHVTNTLQAIRRGAPVDLVFQSVAGTQAANEGFGIDLALLAEAHDAALGLRRGEQLAGGFGDNVMYFETGQGSALSAGAHHGVDQGTVEARAYAVARQFRPLLVNTVVGFIGPEYLYDGRQIVRAGLEDHFCGKLLGLPMGCDICYTNHAEADGDDMDVLLTMLGAAGVTFIMGIPGADDIMLNYQSTSFHDAWYLRRIFGRPPAPEFAAWLESAGVTRAGQLRDPDEARVHALLGGLELAR, translated from the coding sequence ATGTATCACGTCACGCTGGGCCACACGCATCACACCTTCGCGGACCTCAGGACGCTGCTGGGCCGCGCCAGTCCGCAGAAGTCCGGGGACGAACTCGCGGGTCTCGCGGCCGGGAGTGCCGCCGAGCGGGAGGCGGCGCGCGCCGTGCTGGCGGACCTGCCGCTCGCGGTGTTCCTTGAGGAGCCGCTCGTGCCGTACGAGACGGACGAGGTGACGCGCCTCATCGTGGATTCGCACGACGCGGCGGCGTTCGCGCCCGTGGCGGGCCTGAGCGTGGGCGGGTTCCGCGACTGGCTGCTGAGCGACGCGGCGACGCCGCAGGCGCTCGCGGCCCTCGCGCCGGGCCTCATGCCGGAAATGGTGGCCGCCGTCGCGAAACTCATGCGGAATCAGGACCTCGTGCTGACCGCGTCGAAGGTCGAGGTCGTCACGCGGTTCCGGACGACCATCGGCACGCGCGGCACGCTCTCCACGCGCCTGCAGCCGAACCATCCGACGGACGACCCGCGCGGCATCCTGGCGAGCACCCTGGACGGCCTGCGGTACGGGGCGGGCGACGCCGTGATCGGCGTGAACCCGGCCCTCGACTCGGTGGACAGCTGCGTGTCGCTGCTGCGCCTGCTGGACGACTTCCGGCACGGGACGGGCGTGCCCACGCAGACCTGCGTGCTGACGCACGTGACGAACACCCTGCAGGCCATCCGGCGCGGCGCGCCGGTGGACCTCGTGTTTCAGAGCGTGGCGGGCACGCAGGCCGCGAACGAGGGCTTCGGGATCGACCTGGCGCTGCTGGCCGAGGCGCACGACGCCGCCCTCGGGTTGAGGCGCGGCGAGCAGCTCGCGGGCGGCTTCGGGGACAACGTCATGTACTTCGAGACGGGCCAGGGGAGCGCCCTGTCGGCGGGCGCACATCACGGCGTGGACCAGGGGACGGTGGAGGCGCGCGCGTACGCGGTCGCCCGGCAGTTCCGGCCGCTGCTCGTGAACACCGTGGTGGGGTTCATCGGGCCGGAGTACCTGTACGACGGTCGGCAGATCGTCCGGGCGGGCCTGGAGGACCACTTCTGCGGCAAGCTGCTGGGCCTCCCGATGGGCTGCGACATCTGTTACACCAACCACGCCGAGGCGGACGGGGACGACATGGACGTGCTGCTCACCATGCTGGGCGCGGCGGGCGTGACGTTCATCATGGGTATTCCCGGCGCGGACGACATCATGCTGAACTACCAGAGCACGTCCTTTCACGACGCGTGGTACCTGAGGCGCATCTTCGGGCGGCCGCCCGCGCCGGAGTTCGCGGCGTGGCTGGAGTCGGCGGGCGTGACGCGCGCCGGCCAGCTGCGCGACCCGGACGAGGCCCGCGTGCACGCCCTGCTGGGCGGGCTGGAGCTGGCCCGGTGA
- the eutC gene encoding ethanolamine ammonia-lyase subunit EutC gives MSGSDPALPPERAVSAWEALRDYTDARVALGRSGTSMTTRDLLAFTQAHAAARDAVHDRADFAGLRAQLEAAGEAVLEVRSRAPDRATYLRRPDLGRTLHPGALPALQAARTAGPADIAVVVADGLSAGALAQVMPLLTLLLPALRAEGFTFAPVTLASQARVALGDGVALALGARLALVLIGERPGLSSPDSLGAYLTFAPRAVTPDSARNCVSNIRPAGLQARAAAWTLRHLVGAALRRELSGVDLKDDSGPLPADGDARVLPHAE, from the coding sequence GTGAGCGGCAGCGACCCGGCACTCCCGCCGGAGCGTGCCGTGTCCGCGTGGGAGGCCCTGCGCGATTACACGGACGCGCGCGTCGCGCTGGGACGCAGCGGCACGTCCATGACGACGCGTGACCTGCTGGCGTTCACGCAGGCGCACGCGGCCGCGCGGGACGCCGTGCACGACCGCGCGGACTTCGCGGGCCTGCGCGCGCAGCTGGAAGCGGCGGGCGAGGCGGTGCTGGAGGTCCGCAGCCGCGCTCCGGACCGCGCCACGTACCTGCGCCGCCCGGACCTGGGCCGCACCCTGCACCCGGGCGCGCTTCCCGCGCTGCAGGCCGCCCGGACTGCTGGACCGGCGGACATCGCGGTCGTCGTCGCGGACGGCCTGTCTGCCGGGGCGCTCGCGCAGGTCATGCCGCTCCTGACGCTGCTCCTCCCTGCCCTGCGCGCGGAGGGCTTCACGTTCGCGCCCGTCACGCTCGCCTCGCAGGCCCGCGTGGCACTGGGGGACGGCGTGGCCCTCGCGCTCGGCGCGCGGCTCGCGCTGGTCCTGATCGGGGAGCGTCCCGGCCTGAGCAGTCCCGACAGTCTCGGCGCGTACCTCACGTTCGCGCCGCGCGCCGTCACGCCCGACTCGGCCCGCAACTGCGTGTCCAACATCCGGCCCGCCGGTCTGCAGGCGCGGGCGGCCGCGTGGACGCTTCGGCACCTGGTGGGGGCGGCCCTGCGGCGCGAGCTGAGCGGTGTGGACCTCAAGGACGACAGCGGTCCCCTCCCGGCGGACGGGGACGCCCGCGTCCTCCCGCACGCCGAGTAG
- a CDS encoding ABC transporter ATP-binding protein, which produces MSYLTAQNVSKSYGSNVALSPLDLSLERGELVTLLGPSGCGKTTLLRIVAGFNPPTTGRVLLDGRDLTPLPAAKRRMGMVFQAYSLFPNLNAEDNVRFGLKVRGESSSETARRVDALFDLIGLQDARKRYPHQLSGGQQQRVALARALAPQPDVLLLDEPLSALDAQVRLNLRDEIRRVQRETGTTTLFVTHDQEEALAISDRVVVMEKGAIAQLGTPEDIYRRPASAFVAEFVGTANGLDARVLDAAQGLVTVDGWPHPVQVDAARSFQNGAPLRLYLRPEELRLTPAEDAHGLTGEITDRRFLGSITRLSVRVGGSVLAVDLQGNEASAHPTGQRVQVHLGPLAAHVLRA; this is translated from the coding sequence GTGAGTTACCTGACCGCCCAGAACGTCTCCAAAAGTTACGGCAGCAACGTCGCGCTCAGCCCGCTGGACCTCTCGCTGGAACGCGGGGAACTCGTCACGCTGCTCGGCCCGTCCGGCTGCGGCAAGACCACGCTGCTGCGCATCGTGGCGGGCTTCAACCCGCCCACCACCGGCCGGGTCCTTCTCGACGGCCGCGACCTCACCCCGCTGCCCGCCGCGAAACGCCGCATGGGCATGGTCTTCCAGGCGTACAGTCTCTTCCCGAACCTGAACGCCGAGGACAACGTCCGGTTCGGCCTGAAGGTGCGCGGCGAGAGCAGTAGCGAGACGGCGCGGCGCGTGGACGCCCTCTTCGACCTGATCGGCCTGCAGGACGCCCGGAAACGCTACCCGCACCAGCTGAGCGGCGGGCAGCAGCAGCGCGTCGCGCTCGCCCGCGCGCTCGCCCCGCAGCCCGACGTGCTGCTCCTCGACGAACCGCTCTCGGCCCTGGACGCGCAGGTGCGCCTGAACCTGCGCGACGAGATCCGCCGCGTGCAGCGCGAGACGGGCACCACCACCCTCTTCGTCACGCACGACCAGGAGGAGGCGCTCGCCATCTCCGATCGCGTCGTCGTGATGGAGAAGGGCGCCATCGCGCAGCTCGGCACGCCCGAGGACATCTACCGCAGGCCCGCCAGCGCCTTCGTGGCGGAATTCGTCGGGACCGCCAACGGTCTGGACGCGCGCGTCCTCGACGCGGCGCAGGGCCTCGTGACCGTGGACGGCTGGCCGCACCCGGTGCAGGTGGACGCGGCCCGCAGTTTCCAGAACGGCGCGCCGCTGCGCCTGTACCTGCGGCCCGAGGAACTCCGCCTCACGCCTGCCGAGGACGCGCACGGCCTGACGGGCGAGATCACCGACCGCCGCTTCCTGGGGTCCATCACGCGCCTCAGCGTCCGGGTGGGCGGCAGCGTCCTCGCGGTGGACCTGCAGGGCAACGAGGCGTCCGCGCACCCCACCGGGCAGCGCGTGCAGGTGCACCTCGGTCCCCTCGCCGCCCACGTCCTGCGCGCCTGA
- a CDS encoding ABC transporter permease, whose product MRASPAAQGGRWLVILLGFLYFFLPILALAIFSLWAGGTRYDFSAYAHILQDPQFRQTFGLSFMLALETIVISLVLVVPAAFWVNLRAPGLRNVLGLLSVLSFVVPPIVLVGGLSALYRGPEWFVGTPQFLVAGYVVLALPYTYRTLDTGLRALDLQTLSEAAQSLGAGWGTLLWRVILPNISAAVLGAALLTFAIVLGEFTFANVLLFNTFAVYINYIGQTQSTPAAALSLISLAVTWLAMLVMLRVGRGRVALGGTR is encoded by the coding sequence ATGAGGGCCTCGCCTGCCGCTCAGGGCGGCCGCTGGCTCGTGATCCTGCTCGGCTTCCTGTACTTCTTCCTGCCGATCCTCGCGCTCGCCATCTTCAGCCTGTGGGCAGGCGGCACCCGCTACGACTTCAGCGCGTACGCCCACATCCTGCAGGACCCGCAGTTCCGGCAGACGTTCGGGCTGTCGTTCATGCTCGCCCTGGAAACCATCGTGATCAGTCTCGTCCTCGTGGTGCCCGCCGCGTTCTGGGTGAACCTGCGCGCGCCGGGCCTGCGGAACGTGCTGGGCCTGCTGTCGGTGCTGTCGTTCGTGGTGCCGCCCATCGTGCTCGTCGGGGGTCTCAGTGCCCTGTACCGCGGCCCGGAGTGGTTCGTGGGCACCCCGCAGTTCCTGGTGGCCGGATACGTCGTGCTGGCCCTCCCGTACACGTACCGGACGCTCGACACGGGCCTGCGCGCCCTGGACCTGCAGACGCTCAGCGAGGCCGCGCAGAGCCTCGGGGCGGGCTGGGGCACCCTGCTGTGGCGCGTGATCCTCCCGAACATCAGTGCCGCCGTGCTCGGCGCGGCCCTCCTCACGTTCGCCATCGTGCTCGGCGAGTTCACGTTCGCGAACGTGCTCCTCTTCAACACCTTCGCCGTGTACATCAACTACATCGGACAGACGCAGAGCACCCCGGCCGCCGCCCTGTCCCTCATCAGTCTCGCCGTCACGTGGCTCGCCATGCTTGTCATGCTGCGCGTCGGGCGGGGCCGCGTCGCCCTCGGAGGAACACGGTGA
- a CDS encoding ABC transporter permease — protein MKASTEGPALLAVPPAPRAGREHRRAWLSTALFVGPLLAVLLAFLIVPAFAVLVGAFRADGVDGAPGGFTLAHLRELAQPQYMTGLRNSLLLSGGSAVIGTVIGGLLAYAVMGDGGPAWLRNPLIAFSGVAANFAGVPLALAFVATLGTTGMVTRLLSGIGINLYQHGFNLFTFGGLMLVYAYFQIPLMVILITPALDGLRREWREAAENLGASAAQFWRMVGLPVLAPSLLASAVLLFGNAFSAYATAYALTSGALPLLPLQIGAVLSGNVLSDPHLGQALALLVIAVMTVTMLAYTTLERLGSRWRR, from the coding sequence GTGAAGGCCAGCACGGAAGGACCGGCGCTGCTCGCGGTTCCGCCCGCCCCGCGCGCAGGCCGTGAACACCGCCGCGCGTGGCTCAGCACGGCCCTGTTCGTCGGGCCGCTTCTGGCGGTGCTGCTCGCCTTCCTGATCGTACCCGCGTTCGCGGTGCTCGTCGGCGCGTTCCGCGCGGACGGCGTGGACGGCGCGCCCGGCGGGTTCACGCTCGCGCACCTGCGGGAACTCGCGCAGCCGCAGTACATGACGGGCCTGCGCAACAGCCTGCTGCTCAGCGGCGGGTCGGCCGTCATCGGCACCGTGATCGGCGGCCTGCTCGCCTACGCCGTGATGGGCGACGGCGGCCCCGCCTGGCTCCGTAACCCCCTCATCGCCTTCTCGGGCGTCGCCGCGAACTTCGCGGGCGTGCCGCTCGCGCTGGCGTTCGTGGCGACGCTCGGCACGACCGGCATGGTGACGCGCCTGCTGTCCGGCATCGGCATCAACCTCTACCAGCACGGCTTCAACCTCTTCACGTTCGGCGGCCTGATGCTCGTGTACGCGTACTTCCAGATTCCCCTGATGGTCATCCTGATCACGCCCGCCCTGGACGGCCTGCGCCGCGAGTGGCGCGAAGCGGCCGAGAACCTCGGCGCGAGCGCCGCGCAGTTCTGGCGCATGGTGGGCCTCCCCGTCCTCGCGCCGAGCCTCCTGGCGAGCGCCGTGCTGCTGTTCGGCAACGCCTTCTCCGCGTACGCCACCGCCTACGCCCTCACGTCCGGCGCGCTCCCGCTGCTGCCCCTGCAGATCGGCGCGGTGCTGTCCGGCAACGTCCTCTCCGACCCGCACCTCGGGCAGGCGCTCGCGCTGCTCGTGATCGCCGTCATGACCGTCACCATGCTCGCCTACACCACCCTGGAACGCCTCGGGTCGAGGTGGCGCCGGTGA
- a CDS encoding ABC transporter substrate-binding protein: MKNQLARLTLLLIGAGSVVALAQTMTMAPALPAALVNAAKKDGSINTIALPPDWANYGEIMDSFQKAYGLKLTNASPDASSAEELQAIRSLKGQRRAPDVVDVGPAFAIQGTTEKLFTPYKPSTWASIPASAKDKDGYWVGNYFGVISFGVNKSIVKNVPKTWADLLKPEYKGQVALNGNPLSAQAAFSAVWSAALANGGSLDNIQPGIDFFAKLKANGNYIPVGATPATVQTGQTPIVADWDYLNLGYSKQFAGKVEWTVTVPSDGVYGSHYATAINASAPNPSAAKLWEEFILSDAGQLMFLKGYAHPIRFNDMVKRGVIGKDILATLPDAAVYQNVKFATPAQVKKAQDVLKAQWAAKVGQ; the protein is encoded by the coding sequence ATGAAAAATCAGCTTGCCCGTCTCACGCTCCTGCTCATCGGTGCTGGCTCCGTGGTCGCCCTGGCCCAGACCATGACCATGGCCCCCGCCCTCCCGGCCGCCCTCGTGAACGCCGCCAAGAAAGACGGCAGCATCAACACCATCGCCCTTCCGCCAGACTGGGCGAACTACGGCGAGATCATGGACAGCTTCCAGAAGGCGTACGGCCTGAAGCTCACCAACGCCTCCCCCGACGCCAGCAGCGCCGAGGAACTCCAGGCGATCCGCTCCCTCAAAGGGCAGCGCCGCGCGCCGGACGTCGTGGACGTGGGTCCCGCCTTCGCCATCCAGGGCACCACCGAGAAGCTCTTCACGCCCTACAAGCCCAGCACCTGGGCCAGCATCCCCGCCAGCGCCAAGGACAAGGACGGGTACTGGGTCGGCAACTACTTCGGCGTGATCTCCTTCGGCGTCAACAAGAGCATCGTCAAGAACGTCCCCAAAACCTGGGCGGACCTCCTCAAGCCCGAGTACAAGGGACAGGTCGCGCTGAACGGCAACCCGCTCTCCGCGCAGGCGGCATTCTCGGCCGTGTGGTCCGCCGCACTCGCGAACGGCGGCTCGCTCGACAACATCCAGCCGGGCATCGACTTCTTCGCGAAACTCAAGGCGAACGGCAACTACATCCCGGTCGGCGCGACGCCCGCCACCGTCCAGACCGGCCAGACGCCCATCGTCGCCGACTGGGACTACCTGAACCTCGGGTACAGCAAGCAGTTCGCCGGGAAGGTCGAGTGGACCGTCACCGTCCCCTCCGACGGCGTGTACGGCAGCCACTACGCGACCGCCATCAACGCCAGCGCCCCCAACCCGTCCGCCGCGAAACTCTGGGAGGAATTCATCCTCTCCGACGCCGGACAGCTGATGTTCCTCAAGGGGTACGCGCACCCCATCCGCTTCAACGACATGGTGAAACGCGGCGTGATCGGCAAGGACATCCTCGCCACGCTGCCCGACGCGGCCGTGTACCAGAACGTCAAGTTCGCCACGCCCGCCCAGGTCAAGAAGGCACAGGACGTCCTCAAGGCCCAGTGGGCCGCGAAAGTCGGCCAGTAA
- a CDS encoding sugar phosphate isomerase/epimerase family protein has protein sequence MNDLSTLGLAVTLPELERSADWLRDGARDVELQDISEPLVMDADWRAVARRCARLLDGHAGRVGVHAPFWDLTVAPQDASIRAAVQARLSLGLDFAEEVGGTHLVLHSPFHFFGHPLVAHQETLQAEIALAHLTLTPLLERAEQLGCTLVIENILDVNPAPLLALVASFSSPALRLSVDVGHAHMMAARGGPPADAWLTQGGDVLGHVHLQDNDGSSDAHLAPGGGTINWAAVLRALRAQTGTPRLIVEVVQGELERAVAWVDAVTRDA, from the coding sequence ATGAACGACCTCAGCACGCTCGGTCTCGCCGTCACCCTCCCCGAACTTGAACGCAGCGCCGACTGGCTGCGGGACGGCGCGCGCGACGTGGAGCTGCAGGACATCAGCGAACCCCTTGTCATGGACGCCGACTGGAGGGCGGTGGCGCGCCGCTGCGCTCGCCTGCTGGACGGCCATGCGGGCCGGGTGGGGGTGCACGCCCCGTTCTGGGACCTGACGGTCGCCCCGCAGGACGCGAGCATCCGCGCGGCGGTGCAGGCGCGGCTGTCGCTGGGCCTAGATTTCGCGGAGGAGGTGGGCGGCACGCACCTCGTGCTGCACAGCCCCTTCCATTTCTTCGGGCATCCGCTCGTCGCGCATCAGGAGACGCTGCAGGCGGAGATCGCGCTCGCGCACCTCACGCTCACGCCGCTGCTGGAGCGCGCCGAGCAGCTCGGCTGCACCCTGGTGATCGAGAACATCCTGGACGTGAATCCCGCGCCGCTGCTGGCGCTGGTGGCGTCGTTCTCCAGTCCCGCGCTGCGCCTGAGCGTGGACGTGGGGCACGCGCACATGATGGCCGCGCGGGGCGGACCGCCCGCCGACGCGTGGCTCACGCAGGGCGGGGACGTGCTGGGGCACGTGCACCTGCAGGACAACGACGGCAGCAGCGACGCGCACCTCGCGCCGGGCGGCGGGACGATCAACTGGGCGGCGGTCCTGCGGGCCCTGCGCGCGCAGACCGGGACGCCGCGCCTGATCGTGGAGGTCGTGCAGGGCGAACTGGAGCGCGCGGTGGCCTGGGTGGACGCCGTGACGCGGGACGCCTGA
- a CDS encoding aldo/keto reductase, producing the protein MTSSPSVPPAPAARAVLGLGLAALGRPGYINLGHAQDLTDARDPLALRDRAHAVLDAAWDAGVRHFDAARSYGRAEVFLAGWLTGRGLTRADVTVSSKWGYAYTAAWRTQADRHEVKEHSADHLERQWPQSRAVLGRWLSLYLTHSVTPDSGVLDDPHLLARLAAMRAQGVTPGLSLSGPQQAEVLQRALTLRVEGEPVFGAVQATFNLHERAAAGPLLAARAAGWRVYVKEGVANGRLTARAPAVPPPLARVAQRHGVTPDAVALAYVLAQPFADVVLSGAATVAHLQSNLTARDVTLTAADLDELAALQEPGAGYWATRAALPWN; encoded by the coding sequence ATGACTTCCTCCCCCTCCGTCCCCCCTGCCCCGGCCGCCCGCGCGGTGCTGGGACTGGGGCTCGCGGCGCTCGGTCGGCCCGGGTACATCAACCTGGGGCACGCGCAGGACCTCACGGACGCCCGGGACCCGCTGGCGCTGCGCGACCGGGCGCACGCCGTGCTGGACGCCGCGTGGGACGCCGGCGTGCGGCATTTCGATGCGGCGCGCTCGTACGGCCGCGCCGAGGTGTTCCTGGCGGGCTGGCTGACCGGTCGCGGCCTCACGCGGGCCGACGTGACCGTGAGTTCCAAGTGGGGGTACGCGTACACGGCCGCGTGGCGCACGCAGGCGGACCGGCATGAGGTGAAGGAACACAGCGCCGACCACCTGGAGCGGCAGTGGCCGCAGTCGCGGGCCGTGCTGGGCCGCTGGCTGTCCCTGTACCTGACCCACTCGGTCACGCCGGACAGCGGCGTGCTGGACGACCCGCACCTGCTGGCGAGGCTGGCGGCCATGCGGGCGCAGGGCGTCACGCCGGGCCTGTCGCTGAGCGGCCCGCAGCAGGCGGAGGTCCTGCAGCGCGCCCTGACGCTGCGCGTGGAGGGCGAACCGGTGTTCGGGGCGGTGCAGGCGACCTTCAACCTGCACGAACGCGCTGCGGCCGGGCCGCTGCTGGCTGCGCGGGCGGCGGGCTGGCGGGTGTACGTCAAGGAGGGCGTCGCGAATGGTCGCCTGACGGCGCGCGCCCCTGCCGTGCCCCCACCGCTCGCACGGGTCGCGCAGCGGCACGGCGTGACGCCCGACGCGGTGGCCCTCGCGTACGTGCTGGCGCAGCCGTTCGCGGACGTGGTCCTGAGCGGCGCGGCGACCGTAGCGCACCTGCAGAGCAACCTCACGGCCAGGGACGTGACGCTCACGGCCGCCGACCTGGACGAACTGGCCGCCCTGCAGGAACCGGGCGCCGGGTACTGGGCGACCCGCGCGGCCCTCCCCTGGAACTGA